The Brassica napus cultivar Da-Ae chromosome C7, Da-Ae, whole genome shotgun sequence genome has a segment encoding these proteins:
- the LOC106399054 gene encoding uncharacterized protein LOC106399054, whose amino-acid sequence MSIVTSDRVSLLNHVKPFKTTWKVEVKVLHSWTQHSNYTGGDSVQFILADKTGVKIHCTCKKLFLARVKKLQIGAWRFIENFAVTPAGGKYRPTSHEYKMSILSNSNPIDNGDLQVVAVQTKETKKLELTLRDTEMPNNEQNNELALTTGCREVVKPKGNKRQPDKWSLYPERTILDIIMYDKCIVKATVYAIDTDWAWYYFGCVKCHYKKVTNITNKELVPVKHLWFKLHLLIKDDTGETKVMLLDTTVEPILGVEDPEDLLNAITDLIGKTLMFGVYVGKDNVDYGSHICNIGKTWSADEIISESDDDNSEDTLTNGVSSDRSSGQVSFITIDSEDNTCLSSTPLSKRKVDNEIEDLSSTSKKQCSKIIKVEKVVVE is encoded by the exons ATGTCTATCGTTACATCAGACCGAGTATCTTTGCTGAACCATGTCAAACCATTCAAAACAACATGGAAGGTTGAAGTAAAGGTTCTGCATTCATGGACACAACATTCGAATTACACTGGTGGAGACTCTGTTCAGTTCATACTAGCAGATAAGACA GGTGTTAAGATTCATTGTACCTGCAAGAAACTCTTCCTTGCTCGTGTTAAGAAATTGCAGATTGGAGCATGGAGGTTCATTGAGAATTTTGCCGTGACCCCAGCTGGCGGAAAGTACCGTCCAACGAGCCATGAATACAAGATGTCCATCCTAAGCAACTCCAAC CCAATTGATAATGGAGATTTGCAAGTTGTGGCAGTGCAAactaaagaaacaaagaagctGGAACTTACTTTGAGAGATACTGA GATGCCAAATAATGAGCAAAATAATGAGCTTGCTCTCACAACTGGTTGTCGTGAGGTTGTCAAACCAAAGGGAAACAAACGCCAACCAGATAAATGGTCTCTTTACCCAGAAAGAACAATTTTGGATATCATTATG TATGATAAATGCATTGTCAAGGCAACTGTCTATGCAATAGACACAGACTGGGCATGGTATTATTTTGGTTGTGTTAAGTGCCACTACAAAAAGGTGACCAACATTACTAATAAAGAATTGGTGCCTGTGAAACATCTGTG GTTTAAACTCCATCTCCTAATAAAGGATGACACTGGTGAAACTAAGGTGATGTTACTTGATACTACTGTTGAACCCATTTTGGGA gttGAGGATCCTGAAGATTTGCTTAACGCTATTACTGATCTGATTGGGAAGACTTTGATGTTTGGTGTCTATGTGGGCAAAGACAATGTTGACTATGGATCCCACATATGTAACATTGGGAAAACTTGGTCTGCTGATGAAATAATATCAGAGTCTGACGATGACAATTCTGAAGATACATTGACTAATGGTGTTTCATCTGATCGTTCATCAGGACAG GTATCTTTCATCACCATTGACAGTGAAGATAACACCTGTTTATCCTCAACTCCACTTTCAAAACGTAAAGTTGACAATGAAATTGAAGACCTTTCTTCTACTTCAAAAAAACAGTGCTCAAAGATTATCAAGGTTGAAAAGGTTGTTGTGGAGTAG
- the LOC106397854 gene encoding phosphatidylinositol transfer protein 3-like, producing MSLGTKSSSSSGFENTSPPEDYLNKIKEVRTLLGPLTEKSSEYCSDDAITRYLAARNGHVKKAAKMLKETLKWRIQYKPEEIRWEEIAREAETGKIYRSNYTDKYGRPVLVMRPSCQNTKSPKGQIRFLVYCMENAIMNLPDNQEQMVWLIDFHGFNMSHLSIKVSRETAHVLQEHYPERLGLAILYNPPKIFEPFWKMVKPFLEPKTCNKVKFVYSDDNLSKKILEDIFDMEQLEVAFGGENSDLSFNFEKYAERMREDDLKFYGNTPVSSTSAHFTNSDSEVSDTEMKRLEDIPDEKIKNGTS from the exons ATGAGCCTTGGTACCAAAAGCTCATCTTCCAGTGGGTTTGAGAATACATCGCCACCAGAGGATTATCTAAACAAG ATAAAGGAAGTGAGGACATTACTAGGGCCATTGACTGAGAAGTCATCTGAGTATTGTTCAGATGATGCCATTACCCGTTATTTAGCTGCACGTAACGGCCATGTCAAGAAAGCAGCTAAAATGCTTAAAGAAACCTTGAAATGGAGGATTCAGTACAAACCAGAGGAAATTCGATgg GAGGAGATTGCACGAGAAGCTGAGACCGGTAAAATATACCGATCTAATTATACCGACAAATATGGAAGACCAGTTTTGGTTATGAGACCAAGTTGCCAG AATACAAAATCTCCTAAAGGGCAGATTAGATTCTTGGTATACTGCATGGAGAATGCAATCATGAATCTACCGGATAACCAAGAACAAATGGTTTGGCTAATTGATTTTCACGGTTTCAACATGTCGCATTTATCCATCAAAGTGTCTCGAGAAACCGCTCATGTGTTACAAGAACATTACCCTGAACGCTTAGGCTTGGCCATACTATACAACCCACCTAAGATTTTTGAACCGTTTTGGAAG ATGGTGAAACCGTTTCTAGAGCCAAAGACTTGCAACAAGGTGAAGTTTGTATACTCGGATGATAACTTGAGCAAGAAGATTCTTGAGGATATTTTCGATATGGAGCAACTTGAGGTTGCCTTTGGTGGGGAAAACAGTGATTTGAGTTTCAATTTTGAGAAGTATGCTGAGAGAATGAGAGAGGATGATTTGAAGTTCTATGGAAACACACCAGTGTCTTCAACCTCAGCTCATTTTACCAACTCTGATTCTGAGGTTTCAGACACTGAGATGAAGCGCTTGGAGGACATACCAGATGAGAAGATCAAGAACGGAACCTCTTAA